The sequence TCTTTATTCCCTGAGCATTCTGAGCCGTGCTCTCAGCCAGCTTACGAACTTCAACCGCAACAACACTGAATCCCTTTCCAGCCTCTCCCGCATGAGCTGCCTCTATGGCAGCATTCATGGCCAGAAGATTTGTCTGGGCGGCAATATTATCAATAATAGTCAGGAAAGACTGAATCTGATCCGCCTTACTGGCCACCTGAGCGATTACTTGCTCATTACTCTTAATTTTCCTGCTGCTGTCTTCTGCTATGTCTTTCAGATTTCCCAGAAGAGAGAAACGTTCGGATGTGGTTGATGTAATATTTCGGATGGACGCCGTCATTTGAGTTATAGCTGCCGAGGATTCTTCCACAGCCGCCGACTGACTTTTTATTTCATTTGAAATCTTTTCCGACTCTGAACTCACTTTCCGGCTTCTGTTTCGTGACTCGGAAATAGCGTCTGTAAGATTTCCCATCCTGTTTTGAATCTCACTCAGTTCAGAAGAGATAATGCCCGATGTATTTTCTACATATCTGGCTTTTTTCTCAAGGATAGCCAGATTTTCCCTGCTGTCCCTGGCGGCACTTTTGAGTTTATATATAAGATTATCAATAACAGACAAAATAATATTGAGATTTTTTACAAGACCTGAATATATTCCATTGGGAGTGAATCTTTTATTTAAATACCCATGCCCTTTATTATCTAGAATTTCCGCTGTTTCATGCTCAAGAGTATGCAGCTTTTTGTTGGTTAGCTTAAATGACATTGGTCTTCCTTTTTTAAATATGAAATCAGAAACATATTATCATACAAAATATATTTCTGAAATTATTTTATTCGGATTAAATTGTGGAATGAAAATAATGTTTAATCTAAATATGAAAAGAATAAACTCTTTCCAAGCCTATTCGTTCTTGCCAGTAATCCCGAGAAAAAAAACTCAGAATGGTTCAGCAGATATTACAGAGAGGCTGATCTGGTTTGTGAATAATTTTAGTAGGAGAATATTGGCATCATGAATGTCTGATTAGCATATACATCAAGGATCTTATTCTGCTAAAATCTGCATCCCGGGAAGTGGCAAGAGTGGAAATCCTGAGGAATTCCGGTACACAGTTTGACCCTGCCGTTAATAACATCTTTGATTCTGTTTTCTCAGATATTGAAGCGGCATTAATATAAAATATTTAAGGAAATAGTTTTGAAAAAATTTACTGATTTTAAAATTGGAACCAGGCTAACCTGGCTGCTTTCAATTGTAGTGATTGTGGTTATAGGATTTCTGGTCATCTTTATTAATACCCGAATTTCTCAATACGCTGAAAATAGTGCGATGCAAATCGCACAGTCTGTGGTGGCTGAAAACAAACTATTTGTAAAAATGGATGTCGATAGTGCCTTGCATATTAGTAAGTCCCTCGCGGTAACAGCCGAAGCCTTCCTTCATAATGAGAGCATTGACTTATCGAGAGAGGAAGCTAATGAAATCCTCAGGAGCTGTCTTGAACAGAATCCTCAGCTTACTGGTGTCTATTTTTTGTTTGAACCGGGTAAGTTTGACAAGATGGATGATTCATATATGAATACAGAGGGGCATGATGAGACCGGCCGTTATATTCCCTATTTTGCCAAGAACTCAAAAGGAGAGATCACTTATAGCCCATTGAAGGGATATCTGACATCTCCCTACTATTTGGAAACGAGAAAAAATAATTCTCCTTATGTGGATGGTCCTTTTGAGTATGAAGTAGGCGGGGAAATGGTATTGATGTTATTCCTTGTTTACCCGGTGGTAGACAAGGCGGGGCAGTATATTGGAATCGCCGGCTGTGATGTCTCTATTAAAAATTTAGATACAATGGTCTCTCAGGTAAAACCCTTCAACAACACAGGATTCCTTACTGTTTTTGCCAATGATGGTACGATTATTGGAGGAGCAGGAAGTCAGTTTACCGGTCAGAACATCAAGGATATGCCAGGGATTAATCAGGCGGCATTAGACGGGGTGTTCAGCGATTCAGATTATCAGGACACAGCATATGATGATATATTGAAAGATGAATATATCCTCTATGGATCGAAATTCAATATTGACGGCACTGACCACATGATTACTGTTCAGGCAAATATTCCTACAAGTATTATTTACAAAGAGTCAAAGTCGATTACTTTTGTGACTATGTTTATAGGGCTGGCTGCATTGGTCTCCATCATACTTATTGTTGTTCTATTTGCCCGTCAGCTGAGTCGGCAGTTGAATATGGGGGTTCAGTTTGCCCGGAAGATGTCTGAGGGAGACTTGTCTGCAACCATAAGTCTTAATCAGGACGATGAGGTTGGTCAATTGGCATCGGCCCTTACAGATATGGCCGGTGAACTTAAAAGGATTGTCCTGGATGTTCAAAGTGCGGCTTTGAATGTTAGAACAGGCAGCAGGCAGATCAGTGAAACATCCCAGCAGATGAGTCGGGGAGCCAGCGAACAGGCTTCCAGTACCGAAGAGGTTTCAGCCTCTATTGAGCAGATGTCAAGCAATATTGAACAGAACTCTGAAAACTCTATGAAGACTGAAACAATAGCCAAAAAATCCTCTCAGGATGCGACCCAGGGTGGAGAGGCCGTTGATCAGGCTGTAATAGCCATGAAACAGATTGTGGAAAAAATCGGGATTATTAATGAAATTGCACGCAATACGAATCTTCTGGCCTTGAATGCGGCCATTGAGGCGGCCAGGGCCGGTGAAGCGGGTAGGGGATTTGCCGTTGTGGCCAGCGAGGTCCGAAAACTGGCAGAACGGAGCCAGTCTGCTGCATTAGAGATTACTGACTTGTCCAGAAGCAGCATGGTAGTGGCTGAGAATGCCGGAAGCCTTCTGGGACAGATTATATCGGATATCCAGTACACCGCCGAGCTGGTACAAGGGATCTCCGCCGCAAGTGCCGAGCAGAACAGTGGGGCTCAACAGATTAATTCAGCTATCCTGCAGCTGGATAAGGTTGTACAGCTCAATGCTACATCTTCCGAAGAATTAGCGTCCATGTCTGAAGAATTGTCCTCACAGTCTGAACAGTTGATCAGTATCATTCGCTTTTTTAAGGTCGATGACACATCCACTGATGTGTCACTGCAAGTATCTACCAGAGACAGCAGGAGCGAGAGTCCCAGGATAGCAAAAAAACAGAAGGTCCATCAAATACAGGAAACTGATGATGATTTTATTGATTATTAATCATCGGGAGTAACAATAATCTACGTGGGCATGTTGTTCCAGTCCTGGATTTGAAGATGAAATTCGGAATGGGTAAGTTGAATAAAAATTTTGTTATTATTTCCAGCCTGAATCAAAGGCTGGAAATATTCATGCCCTATGGATAAGCTCCGTTCCCGAAAGTCATTCAATTCTGGACTAGTAAACCCAGCCTAACACTCCCAATGCGAGAATATTCATAAGAACGGGGATTGTATATATTAAGGCCAGCATAATAATTTTACTCTTCATTCTCTTTAATCCGGCCATAACAGCACATCCCCCAAAAAAAGGAAAATAGCCGAAAATAAATAACAGCCATAACCCTCCGAAGGATAGATTCCACCATGTATACTCCCAGATAAGAATGTTCCCGATATTCAGTAAGCATTCGATGAATACACTTAATAGGCAAAATATAATAGCAATAGCCCAGCGTTCGTTTAATCCAAACATTTTTAAATCTCTTTTTTCGCTGAGAGCGTAATAATAAATAAATCCCATCAGCAGGAATATAAAGATTATTTCAATATTCCAGCCTACAAAGACTCTGAATGCAGTATCACCCGGAGCTGTCCATACTGCACTTCTTCCACTAAGGACCATAAACCAGCCATTCCATGTTTCATTGAAGAAATCCAACCCAAAAAAAGTAAGAGCAACAAGAATAGGGTCCCAGTTTTTTGTCAATCTTGCTTTATTGATCTCAATAGAATAGATGTACATGATAATTCCCAGTAGCGGGATTATATACCATTTTAAAGAGGTGAAATCTCTTAGTCCGGTTAATGCCAGTTCAGTTGCATCAGTCATGAGAAACTCCTTTGTTTGAATAACTATATCTAACAAAGAACACTCTATCATCATAGATCCCGGCCGGTGTGATTTTTTTTCATAATCAGTCGTAATGAGAACGATCATGGAGAGCCTCTGTTTGAGGGATAACAAGATTATGACCTGCAGAAATGCCTGGAATAGAAGACCCTTCAGGATATATCAGTTGGGGAATTTGGGTGGAAAGAATAAAGTAAACAAAGTACAAAAAAATCGTATGGATAATATTTTTGCTTTTTGCAATAAAGATTCCTATACTGTGTAGTGCTAAGAATCATTTTATTGTGGAGAAATATGCTATCAACATTACACTCACGATATTTTACAGTTTTTGTTACTCTGGTCTTAGTCTTCAGTATAGTTATACTTTTAATCACAGTCACATTAGTTGAAGATGAGCTCTCAAAGGTTCAGAGCTCTCATGCAAGTGATCTAGTAAAGACAATCTCTCTGAATATCGAAAATGCTTATAGATCATTTAAACTCTATCAGTCAAATGATCTTAAAAATTTCGCCAAAATCACAAGACTGGAATTGAGCAACTATGTAGGAAGTGTTCGTTATGCTCTTGTGGGAAGTGACGATAAGACGCAGGTCGTTTCCGATTTTTATCAGACCATTGAGTCAGATGAGAATCAGACATTTTGGATTGTTATCTATCCCTTTCAGGATAATCGGATACTTTTAAGTGATGATATAAGTTTACAAGATAGCTTATATACTATTTTGGAAGAGAATGATTTTGAAATGGACCAGCTCCTTAAGATCGAGTATGAGTTGTTTGATCTTCATTACGTCTATGATAAGGAAATGGATATCCTCTTCTGTGTGAACACAAACTATAAGTCAAAATCGAACTATTCTATTGATCTTTTGCGAGAGATGATTAAGAAAGAGTTGAGTATTTCCTTCTCTGATATCCGTATTGGAGAATCGGGTTATCTTTATATTTTTAACAGCGAATATATCTTTGAAGTTCATCCCCTGATTGTTGGAACAAATATCCGGGATCTTATTAATCCGACGACAGGGAACAGGCTTGCTGATGAATTGATTTTAGCCTCCCAAACCCCACATATCCCCTATGAATACATCTGGAATAAACCAGGTGATGATGGAAATTTCAGCTACCACAAGAAGGCCTATGTTTACTATTTTCAACCCTTTGAGTGGTATATTGCTGCATCATTTTATCTGGAGGATATTCAGAAGCCGATAATAAAAATACGCTATGGTATTTTTATTACTTCATTTATTATACTTTTCATCTTTCTTATTCCTATTTACCTTATCACATTGAATCTCTCTAACTCTTTACGTCGTCTACAAAATGTTGCCGATGATATAATTCTTCATGGTCAGTTAAGGGAAAAAATTCCTGTTTCAGGAACCATAGAGACAAAACAACTTGGAATGGCTTTAAATGATATGATGATATCGATTCAGGAAACCAATGAAAATCTTATTCATATTCACAAGATGGAGACTGTGGGGTTACTTGCGGGAGGTACGGCACATGATTTAAATAATATGCTATTTGGTATTACCGGTTCTGTTTCCGCTATAAAAATGGAGATCGAGAAAAGAAATTCATTAGAGGACAAGAGGATCTGGAAATATATTGAAATTATTGACCAGAGTACCCTTAAGGCTTCCGGTATAATCAACAAGCTCCTGTCTTTATCACGTAAGACCAAACCGGTGATGGAGCATGTAGATCTTGGAACTCTTCTCAGTGAGACCATTGGATTCTTTAAATCCTCATCTTTGAGTAAGGGGATCAAGATCAATGATGACCTTACTCAAGGATCTTTTCCAATCTTCTGCGACAGTAATCAGATGGAGCAGGTCTTTCTCAATCTTCTGATAAATAGTGAGCATGCTATGACAATTATGCGTTCTGATAAGAACTCGTGGGGAGGCATCATTTCGATCGGGCTCTCTTCTACAGTAATACTTAATGAACATAATCTTTATGGCTTACCAACGGGATCATACTGGCAGGTTAGGATTGAAGATACTGGGGTCGGGATGAATGAGGAAACTATGAGACGGGTTTTTGATCCTTTTTTTACGACCAAAGAGACAAGAAAGGGGACCGGATTGGGACTCTCTCTGGTCTTTAATATAATAAAGTTGCATGGAGGTTCTATCGCTGTGAAATCTAATAC comes from Oceanispirochaeta sp. M1 and encodes:
- a CDS encoding methyl-accepting chemotaxis protein, yielding MKKFTDFKIGTRLTWLLSIVVIVVIGFLVIFINTRISQYAENSAMQIAQSVVAENKLFVKMDVDSALHISKSLAVTAEAFLHNESIDLSREEANEILRSCLEQNPQLTGVYFLFEPGKFDKMDDSYMNTEGHDETGRYIPYFAKNSKGEITYSPLKGYLTSPYYLETRKNNSPYVDGPFEYEVGGEMVLMLFLVYPVVDKAGQYIGIAGCDVSIKNLDTMVSQVKPFNNTGFLTVFANDGTIIGGAGSQFTGQNIKDMPGINQAALDGVFSDSDYQDTAYDDILKDEYILYGSKFNIDGTDHMITVQANIPTSIIYKESKSITFVTMFIGLAALVSIILIVVLFARQLSRQLNMGVQFARKMSEGDLSATISLNQDDEVGQLASALTDMAGELKRIVLDVQSAALNVRTGSRQISETSQQMSRGASEQASSTEEVSASIEQMSSNIEQNSENSMKTETIAKKSSQDATQGGEAVDQAVIAMKQIVEKIGIINEIARNTNLLALNAAIEAARAGEAGRGFAVVASEVRKLAERSQSAALEITDLSRSSMVVAENAGSLLGQIISDIQYTAELVQGISAASAEQNSGAQQINSAILQLDKVVQLNATSSEELASMSEELSSQSEQLISIIRFFKVDDTSTDVSLQVSTRDSRSESPRIAKKQKVHQIQETDDDFIDY
- a CDS encoding ATP-binding protein, which translates into the protein MLSTLHSRYFTVFVTLVLVFSIVILLITVTLVEDELSKVQSSHASDLVKTISLNIENAYRSFKLYQSNDLKNFAKITRLELSNYVGSVRYALVGSDDKTQVVSDFYQTIESDENQTFWIVIYPFQDNRILLSDDISLQDSLYTILEENDFEMDQLLKIEYELFDLHYVYDKEMDILFCVNTNYKSKSNYSIDLLREMIKKELSISFSDIRIGESGYLYIFNSEYIFEVHPLIVGTNIRDLINPTTGNRLADELILASQTPHIPYEYIWNKPGDDGNFSYHKKAYVYYFQPFEWYIAASFYLEDIQKPIIKIRYGIFITSFIILFIFLIPIYLITLNLSNSLRRLQNVADDIILHGQLREKIPVSGTIETKQLGMALNDMMISIQETNENLIHIHKMETVGLLAGGTAHDLNNMLFGITGSVSAIKMEIEKRNSLEDKRIWKYIEIIDQSTLKASGIINKLLSLSRKTKPVMEHVDLGTLLSETIGFFKSSSLSKGIKINDDLTQGSFPIFCDSNQMEQVFLNLLINSEHAMTIMRSDKNSWGGIISIGLSSTVILNEHNLYGLPTGSYWQVRIEDTGVGMNEETMRRVFDPFFTTKETRKGTGLGLSLVFNIIKLHGGSIAVKSNTGKGSIFTIQLPKALDG